A genomic segment from Equus asinus isolate D_3611 breed Donkey chromosome 23, EquAss-T2T_v2, whole genome shotgun sequence encodes:
- the LOC106845824 gene encoding uncharacterized protein isoform X1, giving the protein MVTEVGSLATDLQFWCHFTDTSKVPAKNLLCSVVSSWWLWFLVGDGAAAWERVGGGERGERARLLGRHPGRRLPAQSLARRSPASLCCSPQGRAPPSPRRPCPRWVQQPGPSTAMAASLRRPSLSSRSSCSPDTDDRGACEDDSIWERRCMASGVTLKSNPRRLQFPESERRGDPASLSAHLAAPRRSEAACGQGPGVLPGGCPCRCPQSSAGGGRGSGRGACGRRRARGARAAAGPPSGEASASRACLARAEPGGVRPRSAALSWAGLVCSPGVRVPAGHSSRGLHSRGR; this is encoded by the exons atggtgacagaagtgggatccctagctactgaccttcaattctggtgccacttcacagacacaagcaaggtgcctgcaaagaatcttttgtgctctgtcgtctcctcctggtggctctggttcctggtg GGGGACGGGGCAGCAGCCTGGGAGCGTGTGGGCGGCGGCGAGCGCGGGGAgcgcgcgcggctgctgggccgccatccGGGGAGGCGCCTGCCTGCACAGAGCctagcccggcggagtccggcctcGCTCTGCTGCTCTCCCCAAGGCCGGGCTCCTCCGTCCCCCCGGcgtccgtgtccccgctgggtacagcagcccgggccctccacagccatggccgctagcctgaggaggccctccttgagctcccgctcttcctgctcgccggacacggacgaccggggcgcctgcgaagatgattccatctgggagag gcGTTGCATGGCTTCGGGTGTGACATTGAAGTCAAacccgaggaggctgcagttccccgagagcgagcgtcgcggggaccctgcgtccctgtcagcgcaccttgccgCTCCGCGGAGGTCCGAAGCAGCTTGTGGGCAGggcccaggagttctcccaggagggtgtccctgtcgctgtccgcagtCCAGCGCCGGAGGGGgtcggggcagcggccggggagcgtgtgggcggcggcgcgcgcggggagcgcgcgcggctgctgggccgccgtccggggaggcgtcggcgagccgcgcctgcctggccagagccgagcccggcggagtccggccgcgctctgctgctctctcctggGCCGGGCTCGTCTGCTCCCCCGGcgtccgtgtccccgctgggcacagcagccggGGCCTCCACAGCcgcggccgctag
- the LOC106845824 gene encoding uncharacterized protein isoform X2, protein MVTEVGSLATDLQFWCHFTDTSKVPAKNLLCSVVSSWWLWFLVGDGAAAWERVGGGERGERARLLGRHPGRRLPAQSLARRSPASLCCSPQGRAPPSPRRPCPRWVQQPGPSTAMAASLRRPSLSSRSSCSPDTDDRGACEDDSIWESYCDECMLDPDCGFCYKMNKSTVIDSSCVPVNKVSTNAAAWGRSGNRTATCAPKL, encoded by the exons atggtgacagaagtgggatccctagctactgaccttcaattctggtgccacttcacagacacaagcaaggtgcctgcaaagaatcttttgtgctctgtcgtctcctcctggtggctctggttcctggtg GGGGACGGGGCAGCAGCCTGGGAGCGTGTGGGCGGCGGCGAGCGCGGGGAgcgcgcgcggctgctgggccgccatccGGGGAGGCGCCTGCCTGCACAGAGCctagcccggcggagtccggcctcGCTCTGCTGCTCTCCCCAAGGCCGGGCTCCTCCGTCCCCCCGGcgtccgtgtccccgctgggtacagcagcccgggccctccacagccatggccgctagcctgaggaggccctccttgagctcccgctcttcctgctcgccggacacggacgaccggggcgcctgcgaagatgattccatctgggagag TTACTGTGATGAATGTATGTTGGATCCAGACTGCGGTTTCTGctacaaaatgaacaaatcaaCCGTCATTGACTCTTCATGTGTTCCAGTTAATAAGGTATCTACAAATGCGGCAGCCTGGGGCAG